The Muntiacus reevesi chromosome 15, mMunRee1.1, whole genome shotgun sequence region CCTCACTaagtggggaaactgaagccagGGGAAGGGCTGGACTTGCCCAAGATTCCATGGCTAGTACCAGAACTGCTCCCTTCTCAGCATTCCAGGACCTAGGCTCCAGCTCCTCCCCTACTGACTCCTCGAATGCCTGGGGGCTTCCCCATGGGGGTCACCTGGAAGGTTGGAATGGGACACAGGTGTGAGAGACTGGGAGCCAGTACAGGACTTCTTCAGGCTCTGTGAGGAGGAGGCTTCTCCGTGGTCAGGGCGGATGAGGGGGCAAGTTGGGTTCTTACCAGCTGTACCCTGCCTTATCCAAAAGCTACTCCTGGCTGGAGCCACCCTCCCAAGGCATAGCTTGTCAGTGCTGAGAGGTGTTGGCTGGACAAGGGAGGCTGTTCTGAGAGGGAGTTCTGGGCATTGTCCAGGGGCCTTCCCTGTTCCACTGTCTTCTCTGGCCTCTGCTGGGGGCCGATCAGTGTGAGAGGCTGCGCTCTGCAGAAAACTTGACCCTGAAAACAGCAATCACACTTCTCTTGGCCTCCTACCATCTTATTAAGGCTAGGGTTCTTTGGAGCACCCAGTGTGCAGAAGGGGACCCCATGGCATGCCAAGGCCTAGCAGTGTCCCCAGTTCACTCAAGGAATCTGGACTCAAGTGTGCTTTGGGGTTCAGCTCCTTCAGGAAGCCTCCCTAGACAGACAGCTATAGTAGTTCAGATAGGAACCATACAACCTCCCCATTTTGGGTGGCTCTTCTGTAGGGAAACTTCACTAGTCAGACTACGCTTAACCTCATAGGAAAGATCTGAGTTTTCTCTTATCTGAGATCAGCTGGGCACCTTGAATCAGAGATCATGTCCCATCCATTCTCTCAGGTGATGTGACTGAAGCCCAGAAGGGTAAAATGAACTGACCAATCCAAGACCATGTCATAAAGCCTGGAACCTTGACCTCCAGTTCAGGGCATCAGTAAGATGCCCCTGTCATAGCCCCATGCCTCAGAGAGAGGAGTCCATGAATTTGCACACCCTTTCTAGTCTGAACCTGGAGAGAGAAAGTATTGTGTGTGTCAGTTAAATTCAGCTCCATTCCTAATTTCCCATATTCCAGTCCAGAGTTTTCTTACAGCCTTTGCCTGGTAGGATCCTTCCATTTATTCACAGCTCTAGAGCGACTGGCAAATGGGGGAGGTCCAGACTATTCATTCATCGAGAATTGAGCCCAGTGAAAACCTTGGCCTGGAATTTTGTGACCGGGAGCCTCAATCTAGTTGGCCTCCAgctgcttttaaactgtgagTCAGCAGAGCTCAGAGAGCTGGGGCTAAGGGCACTGTGACTTAGACAGTAAGGAAGGGGGGCagtcccctttcccctccccactgtgTTCCCACTAGATTTCCTAGATCCTGGCTTTGAACAGTAGAGAACTGACGGTACTGAGAAGATGCCTTGTCACCAGTTGATCTGACCACTCTTCAAAGAGAGGTACCTATGACAGGAACATAGGAACAGGGAAGACTGGGCCATGAATCTTCCCAGGGAACTTTCCCTAAGAGGTCTGAGTCCTGGCTCTGTCTGAGACCTGGGTGCCTTTAGCCAAGCCAGTGCCTCCTCTGGAGGTCAGTTTCCCCAAATGTGAAATGAGGCTGAACAAGAGGGAATCCTTAGTTCTTTGGTACCCCACCCCAAGTTGGGTGGGTAATACTCAAGGGGGATTGGGTGATACATATCAATTATGTGCTTAGTTTAATATAcattaggggaaaaaacaaacctGTATTTTCACACAGATGTTATTGTGTGGAACGGTGCTAAGTGGGTGGATTTAAAgttgattttagaaaaatatgaaataaataatagtatAGGTTTTCTGTGGAAATCACAGACTGACATTGAGATTGGTATGGCAGTTAAGGTAGTCTGGAATTAGACAAATTTGGATTGGGATTTGGATTCTATcgttgctggctgtgtgaccttgggtaagttatgtactttctctaagcctcagtgccTACCACCTACCACAAAGGCTGTGGCCAGGACTGAATGAAGAATGACTGAAATTCTTGGTACGGAGTTGGCAGATCAACAAACAGCTTCTCCTATTCTCCTATCTCCTCTCCCATTTCATGCCCAGTGAACAGTTCTGGATAAGGTTTTCCCTTTTCTTGACCGGTGTGCTGGCATTTTAGGACACTgactccttccttctccctgtcAGATCTTTTGACCTTTTCCTCCCATCTCACCTCTCAGCAGCCACCTTGGAATCTACGTGAATCATGTTTTCTGTGTTTGGACTCCCCATCCCTATCTCGGCCACAGAACTTCTCCTGGCCTCTGCTGTCTTCTGCCTGGTATTCTGGGTGGTCAGGACCTGGCGACCTCGGGTCCCTCAAGGCCTGAAGAGTCCACCAGAGCCCTGGGGCTGGCCCCTGCTCGGGCACGTGCTGACCTTGGGGAAGAACCCACACTTGGTCCTGTCACAGCTGAGCCAGCGCTATGGGGACGTGCTGCAGATCCGCATTGGCTGCACACCCGTGCTGGTGCTCAGTGGCCTGGACACCATCCGGCAGGCCCTGGTGCGGCAGGGCGATGATTTCAAGGGCCGGCCCGACCTCTACAGCTTCACCTTGATTTCTGATGGCCAGAGCATGACCTTCAACCCAGACTCTGGGCCGGTGTGGGCTGCCCGGCGACGCCTGGCCCAGAATGCTCTGAAGAGTTTCTCCATCGCCTCAGACCCGTCTTCCTCGTCCTCCTGCTACCTGGAGGATCATGTGAGCAAGGAGGCTGAGGCCCTCCTGGGCAAGTTCCAGGAGCTGATGGCAGGGCCTGGGCACTTCGACCCCTTCAAGTATGTAGTGGTGTCAGTGGCCAATGTCATCTGTGCCATATGCTTTGGCCGGCGCTATGACCACGACGACAAAGAGTTTCTTAGCCTCATCGACCTGAATAATGAGTTCGGGGAGATAACTGCCTCCGGGAACCCAGCCGACTTCATCCCTGTTCTCCGTTACCTGCCCAACACTGCCCTGGACCTCTTCAAGGACCTGAATCAGAGGTTCCACGTCTTTGTACAGAAGATAGTCACGGAACACTATAAAACGTTTGAGAAGGTATAGACTAGGGAGAGGCAGGTGGGTGGTAGGGAGTGGGTAGAGTCAGGGGTCAGGAGTCAGAGATAGCTGGAGCAGAGTGGAGTTTGGCAGGCTCTCACAGGTCTTCAGCCTGGGATTTTGAAGCCAGTAGTGGAGGGGATGCCATCCTTGGCAGGAAAATAGAACTTTTTATTGACCAGCCCTTCTAACTTTCCATCAGACAGCAGTATATACTGTAGAGCCAGTCCATTCAGGATCCTAAGCTAGTTGTGGTAGGAACCAAGAAGAGTTAAAGAGTTAGTCTTCTGGCCTCATGGGAGAGAAAGGTGTAAAGGGCATGTGCAGATGATAATGTTACTAGACTCTGTGTCAAATGTCCCTTGAGTTGGGGCTGCAAATATTCTGGGTCAGGAGAGAGCCTTGGAGAGACAAgagaagctggggtggggggggggtgtggtcACCTCTTGGACGAAGATGCTAGGGATGGGAAGGGACCAGGTCTGGATGGAGAAGCAGTTCTGGGTTTGGGATCTTCCTCACCTGTGGGCCTTCCCTACCCAGGGTCACATCCGGGACATCACAGACAGCCTGATTGAGCACTGCCAGGACAAGAGGCTGGACGAGAATGCCAATATCCAGCTGTCGGATGAGAAGATCATTAATGTCGTCATAGACCTCTTTGGAGCCGGTATGAAATTCCCCATTATACCATTCCTATGGCCAGCTGCCCTGACCCACCAAGCCCCTAACCGCTCCCTCTGTTCTCCGCTGGCCAGGGTTTGACACAGTCACAACTGCCGTCTCCTGGAGCCTCCTGTACCTGGTGACAAGCCCCAGGGTGCAAAAAAAGATTCAGGAGGAGCTGGGTAGGTGGTGGCTTCCCTCGGGGTGCTCACGGCGGGAGGCCCAGCCAAGGTCTGAGTGGCCCCTGACCTGTCTGGTCCTCTGTGTCCTGCAGACACAGTGATTGGCAGGGCGCGGCGGCCCCGGCTCTCTGACAGACCCCAGCTGCCCTATTTGGAGGCCTTCATCCTGGAGACCTTCCGACactcctctttcgtccccttcacCATCCCCCACAGGTGAGGCCCCATGGATCTGCAGCTGTCTGATGCTGGGCCTTATTCAGTTCATGTACCTGatcagggtggtgggagggacagGGAATGGGAGGCAGGGAGATCTCCTTGTGGCCCTGAGCCTGACTGAGCTTCCTCCCTCCTCAGTACCACAAGAGACACCAGTCTGAATGGCTTTTACATCCCCAAGGGGCGCTGTGTCTTTGTGAACCAGTGGCAGGTCAACCATGACCAGTAAGTTGAGAGGGGGCAGGGAAAGCTCCCCTGCTCCTGAGCTTCACACTTTGCTGTCTCTGGGCCACTTGCCTGAACCCTATTCTTTTCAGCTGGGGCTCAACCCGCTTGATGGTTCTGAGTCCCCAGGCTGCCTCTTCAGCTGCTTCTCTCTGATTTACAGGAAGCTATGGGAGGATCCATCTGAGTTCCGGCCAGAACGGTTTCTCACTGCTGATGGCACCATCAACAAAGTACTGAGTGAGAAGGTGATTCTTTTCGGCTTGGGCAAGCGGAAGTGCATTGGTGAGACCATTGCCCGCTTGGAGGTCTTTCTCTTCTTGGCCATCCTGCTGCATCAGGTGGATTTCCGTGTGACCCCGGGTGTGAAGGTGGACATGACCCCCCTGTATGGGCTGACCATGAAGTACACCCGCTGTGAGCACTTTCAGGTGCACGTGCGCCCTTAGGGGACAGACAGCTCTGCCCAGGCCAGGGGCCTAACCCAGGGGAGCCTAAAACCCACAGACTTTGTCAGGCTGATTTTTTGCTGTCTGAGCTATGCGCAAGCCTGAGGGATCatacctgccccccaccctggaCTTGTCCTTCTGCACACTGCCCGCAGATAGCGGACACATCAGGGGCCACACAGGAGCTGACGGAGCCCTTCTGAAGTTGTGCTGGAAGGGCTAGAGGGCCCTCAGGCCTCTGGAAACCTCCAAAGAGCTTTTGGGAAGCCCCTGGGCCCAGCCCACCAGCTGGTTGGCTTTTCATGGAGGCTGACTGGCTTGAGAAACATTCAGAGCAGGTCACACCAGGGCCTCACCAATCTCTTTGACAATTGGGAGCCGTCAAGACTGAAGGGGAGAGGCAGTCCAGAATACTGACACGGAGGTGGTCTCCCTGCTTAAACAAGGCTGAGCAATCTGACCACTAGGGCCTGGGACACTGTGCCTGGGAGACGACCTTCCTCTCTgcaggcaggggtggggctgCCGCCTGGCCTTGGGAGGCCCCTGTTCCTGTCCAGGGAGGGCTGAGGACTTGTGTCTAACAGGAGCAGAGAGCAGAGGGAGGGCCCAAATCCAGGCACCAGGACTGGatcaggagggagggggtggtaATCGCATGATCTTCTACTGCATCTCCTTTCAATATACCCTGTgttaaaaagtcttttaaaaatgtttgtatgCAAGGACCTTTTCATTTTCGCCTGTATTGTACTTGCATGTTTGTATTTGCCATATACGAGAGCTTAAGAGCAGCTTATTGGGAGCCATGAAGAAAATTCTAACCCAGGTATCCAGAAATGTGTAGGAAATATCTATCTACCTGAGCTAAATAAAGATATTATTCAGAAGTCCTTATTGGTGGAGATTTTTAAAACCTCGAATGAGGGCATCTACGTGCCCAGTCTGAGCCTAGTCTTGTGTTGGGTTTTGCTGTGGGAGGACGCAGCGAGGAGGAGGATGCGGTGCTCCCAGGAGCTCTCAGAAGCCACTGCTCTCAGGCAGTTCGCAGTCTGGTTTGGGCACAAGACTCTGTCACTTCACTGCCTTCCTCCTTCTCTAACTGATCACACATTGGTGAAGAACATTCTCTGAAGCAGGCATTGGGGGCGATAAAGTGAATGAAAAATGGTTTCTAGAGCCTCCTAACCTGGTTGGGGGAACTAATTCATTAACACATCATCCAATTCATTGTccgtgcttgcatgctaagtcgcttcagttgtgtccgactctttgtgaccctgtggactatagcctgccaggctcctctgtccatgggattctgtaagcaagaaaactggagtaggttgctatgccctcctccagaggatctttccaatccagggactgaacccacatctcttatg contains the following coding sequences:
- the LOC136147055 gene encoding cytochrome P450 1A1, whose amino-acid sequence is MFSVFGLPIPISATELLLASAVFCLVFWVVRTWRPRVPQGLKSPPEPWGWPLLGHVLTLGKNPHLVLSQLSQRYGDVLQIRIGCTPVLVLSGLDTIRQALVRQGDDFKGRPDLYSFTLISDGQSMTFNPDSGPVWAARRRLAQNALKSFSIASDPSSSSSCYLEDHVSKEAEALLGKFQELMAGPGHFDPFKYVVVSVANVICAICFGRRYDHDDKEFLSLIDLNNEFGEITASGNPADFIPVLRYLPNTALDLFKDLNQRFHVFVQKIVTEHYKTFEKGHIRDITDSLIEHCQDKRLDENANIQLSDEKIINVVIDLFGAGFDTVTTAVSWSLLYLVTSPRVQKKIQEELDTVIGRARRPRLSDRPQLPYLEAFILETFRHSSFVPFTIPHSTTRDTSLNGFYIPKGRCVFVNQWQVNHDQKLWEDPSEFRPERFLTADGTINKVLSEKVILFGLGKRKCIGETIARLEVFLFLAILLHQVDFRVTPGVKVDMTPLYGLTMKYTRCEHFQVHVRP